From the Oncorhynchus nerka isolate Pitt River linkage group LG28, Oner_Uvic_2.0, whole genome shotgun sequence genome, one window contains:
- the LOC115113149 gene encoding acylphosphatase-2-like isoform X2, with protein MSNDAAGAKLCSVDFEIFGHVQGVCFRMYTEKEGLRLGLCGWVKNTNKGTVVGQVQGPADMICEMKVWLCKEGSPSCSITRASFSNERSIDKVELFGFKTRF; from the exons ATGTCCAATGACGCAGCTGGTGCAAAATTGTGTTCTGTAGATTTTGAGATTTTTGGCCATGTCCAAG GGGTCTGTTTCAGAATG TACACAGAAAAGGAGGGTCTGAGACTGGGTCTGTGTGGCTGGGTAAAGAACACCAACAAGGGCACTGTGGTCGGCCAGGTTCAGGGGCCTGCAGACATGATCTGTGAGAT GAAGGTGTGGCTGTGTAAGGAGGGGAGTCCCAGCTGTTCCATCACCCGAGCCTCATTCTCCAATGAGAGATCCATTGACAAGGTGGAGCTCTTTGGCTTCAAGACACGCTTCTGA
- the LOC115113149 gene encoding acylphosphatase-2-like isoform X3 gives MSKYTEKEGLRLGLCGWVKNTNKGTVVGQVQGPADMICEMKVWLCKEGSPSCSITRASFSNERSIDKVELFGFKTRF, from the exons ATGTCCAAG TACACAGAAAAGGAGGGTCTGAGACTGGGTCTGTGTGGCTGGGTAAAGAACACCAACAAGGGCACTGTGGTCGGCCAGGTTCAGGGGCCTGCAGACATGATCTGTGAGAT GAAGGTGTGGCTGTGTAAGGAGGGGAGTCCCAGCTGTTCCATCACCCGAGCCTCATTCTCCAATGAGAGATCCATTGACAAGGTGGAGCTCTTTGGCTTCAAGACACGCTTCTGA